Within the Cryptococcus neoformans var. neoformans B-3501A chromosome 1, whole genome shotgun sequence genome, the region GGGCCGCCGCACATTGCAAACTAACCTTGACTCTCCATCCGACTATGTTTCCTGACCTCCCTTGCCTCTCTGTCAGCTACCCTTCTCCGACCATACGGGCTGATCATGACTGATACTCCCAAGTCACCAAATCTttctttgtctttcctTTGTTTGGCACTTtcaccaccagcagcagtcGCAAGCGGGACGTTAATGCTTCGTCGGAGAGTACGGGAGGATTGGCcgagaagaggtggaatgTCGCCTTTTCGAGCATCAGTGAGAGGAGTTTTACGCATGGCTTCCAAAGTGTAAAGAATGCGTTCGGCTTCGTTTTTGTGAACAGGTGCTGGCCTTTGCGCTGGAAAAAAGGTAAGTTCTGCGGAACGCAAAGAACACCCGTAAACTACTCACAAGCTTTGAGTTCACTCTCCCTCATAAAGACCTTATCATCCTGATTCCAAACCATCTGGCCCCTTCTCATGGGAGTCGGGGCAGCTCTAGGCATTGATGTGCCTAACCTGTTGGAGGCAGCCACAGATGCAGGTGATTTGGGTTTTTCCCATTGGTCGTGCATGAACCAATCCTGATAGTCGTCAGTTCATGGATTATAGaatgggaaggaagagcaggtGGGGTTCAGTTACTTACCAGGacacttccttcttttcgccTGATGCTATCTCCTTCAACACTCATCCTATCATCGTCTTTGTCACGACTTATACTTCCTCCTGGCGGCGAATGAATTTCAAGGTCCCGTAGGTTCCTTATGCTGGTGCTTCTTACAGTGTCACCTGCGGTGGCCATGCTGAGATCAGAGACAACGCTGGCATGACGCCGCAGGTTAGCGGCAGTTGCTGAGCGACCGAGACCAATGGTGCTGGGTTGACGCGGTCGAGGAGAGGCAGTGGGCAGTCCTCGGAAGGGTGAAGCCATTGGATGAGCATGCTGAGGAGTGTCAGCATGGTGACTCATCATCTAAAAGAATATCTTACATCACCGTCTTCTAATGTCTGCGCGAACGTTTTGCGGCCAGGAGTAATGTTCTTTTGTGCGGCGGCAGTCGATGAAGCTCCATTAGCACCGGCATATTTAGACTTCCACGGACTCCagatctctttttccttccctctgTCATCCTTGCCTAAACTATCTTCCTGGAAAccagcatcatcatctgcaaGTGTAGCTAAGTCAACCCTCTTGGAACGAGTCAATGTGCCAGTCTTTTTTGGTGAAGCAACAGCCTGCCCGTACGCTGAAGATCGCAGCACGTTGGACGGGGGGTCGAGATATGACATGGActgggaagaggtgaggGGTCTAGAGAAATTGGCAGGCTTTCTGTGTGCGGTCTTGTCATTAGAAAAAGAGGACTTGGGTTTGAGGGTGACAtggggagagaggggaggAAGCATAAAGCCAGACACGGCGCGCCCTTGGACTTCAAACTGATGCTCTGGTGCGTAGTCACTGGCGAGGTCGTTAAACCGGTTCGTCCGAGGCTCTGGTGAGTGCCTTCGTATCCTCTTGCCTTCTCGTCTATCGGACGGAGACTCAGGATCCTCCAGTTCGTTACCAAAGGATGACAAGCTGTCACGCTTAGATCCTCCTGCTGTCTTTCCAGGTGTGGAGAGCCACTGAAGAGGTCTTGTGAAAATAGACTTTATTCCAGACAACAGTGACGGTTCGCTACCTGATCTGGTAAGGCTCCCACCGGACGCGAGACTCTGGACTCTGGAAGTAGGGACGGGTTTCTTCGTAGGAGAAGTTTCGCGCCCGGCGAGGCTGGCAAGGTCACCcatggtggaagaggggtGCAGAGCGCTTTGGCCTAATGGTCTCTTGTAGGGACTGCTATGCCTATGTATTCTGGGATTCGAGTTGGGCCGATGTGCGCCCGAGAGGGCGCGGTGGAGGTCGGACATGGAGGCCACTGTCGTTAGGGCTGGGAACCGGGGTGTGGAGAGGAATGGTGGGGACGGCGGGGAAGAGCGAGAATAGTAGGAAGTAGTAAGAAATGGCAAGAAATGGCCAGGAATTGTTTGAATGTTTCCTCCATCCACACTCAGAGAGTCCCTGTTCACAAAATACACCACCCAATATTTACaaatccttttcctccttttctcccacgcgtcatccttccttttcctcctcatgCTTCCTTCGTTCACCTCAGCTCTCATTGTCAAGCCATGCTGAGTTGCTGACAATACGCAATGCGTTCGACCACTCCGTCTGTACGCATTTTCTACCACCAGTCACTGCTAGTTCACGATGTAGTGTCAGATGTCATTCATGCGCTAACAAAAAAACACCATATCATGTCTGGCATATATCACAACACCGCTCAGTTTCCCTTATCATTGACGAATACTACATCGATCCCATCATGACTATGGAAGCACGAGCGCGTCCCCATTGTCCGTCAGCTCTTGCCCCAGCTTCTGAAGTCCCCTGCCTATCCTTTCCAGAAAAGCATCACGTTTTGCTTGTCGTTGTGGGAAATAATATGTCGCTAACGCCGTGACATTTGCCTGTTCGACGTCAGCGCACTCCGGCAGAGTCACCGTCATGAGATTAAACTCACTCGCACGTTATGAACGAACCCACTAGCATTGgcctccatttcctcagTCAAGCCCGATAGTCCTTGATAATACCCTCTCTCCGTTTCATCCCTTGGCATGGCATCTTGTCCGTTCGTGGCGATTACAACTACTGGACTGTGTCTCTCACTCAGTGGTCGTTCGCGTAACCGAGATGTTCTTGATGCTTCCGCCTTTTGTCGGTAGTATTCTTGCACTTCTTCAAATTCAACTTCGAATGGCCGAGGTGGAGGGAGCGCGGGAGGTGCTTTCGCTGTTTGAGATGACAGCCTCGAGCCTAAAGCTGGCCGCTCCTGCCTTCCTTCTGACGAGCCCTCTAAACTATCCCAATTGTCATCGTCTGAATAGTCGTGATTTCTTATGAAACTTTTTCTGTCCCCGAGAGACTCCTTGTCACGAGCAATCCCAACATCATCGGCCTTCCCGTTtcgcctccctcctcttttgGTCACACCgcttcttttccccctTTCATAGCTTGTTGCCCGCATTTTTTCAGCCTGATCAATTATGAACAATGCTTCTTTCCTCAAAGCTAGTTCTTCCTTGGCAGCGCTCTCTTTATTGTGAGAATTGAAGCCTTGTCCCGACCCTATTCGGATTGGCGGAACAGCCAGAGGGGCATCATCATTGACAATGTGCGCGGATCCCGCTCGGCTGGTTGAGTCACGTTGGGCTACAACCGCACGAGCGCGTGTGGGGGGCGGAGGTTGACGAGACGGTTGCGTCCGACGTGACTGGACAGTCTTCGATGCGGTAGGTAATGCAGTAGGCGTAGTAGTTGAGGGAATTGGTATTGTCATAATCACTCGTGTTGTGTCTGAAGGAGTGGCAGCAGGTGTAGACGTAACGGCCGTTGTCGGAGGGGATGACTTGCGTCTAACTTTACGACGGGGTTCTTCCCCTGATAATGTTGTAAAAAAGGCCATGGATTTTGGTGAAGAACTCTCTAATGATGCGGGGAATACAGGATTAGCACCTGTCTCGCTGAAGAATTGTCCTTGCGGGCGAGAAGAACATCGGAGAAACGCAAGAGCGGCAGATCGTTCCCATATAATGTACGCCAGTATACAGCATACAATATTCCAGCAATAAAACGATAATAAAACACTTCAAAACTAAAGTAAATAGCTGCGGTCTTAGGCATGAAGAGACGCGTAGCAGCGGAAAGACGTCTAGTTGGGGTCCTTTATCCGCTGCAACAACAATCGCCTTTCTCGAGCAGCAGCCATTACAACTACCCGGTATAGCCAATGATGTAGATATGGATGTAAACTTACCAGTGAGATTTTGTGGTGAGCATGCCCTGGTCGGACTAGAGCTCTTAAAAGGTCTTTTGCCTAGCAAAACATCTTCTCTTGCAGTTGTTGAAGCTAGAGCGACGAACATCTGTCAGCTATAGAAAAGGCTCAAACCCATTCCCTGCACCTACCTTGGCTACTCGGAGAGTGGACATCAGCCTTGAGAtgctctccatcttccccgGTAATCATCACTGCGTCAGGAGCATTGTCTGACTTTACCTCCTCTGCTCTTGAAACGGGCGGCCTTATCGTCTGCTCATTATTGGCAGCATTCCGAAATGcaatctcctcatcactTGGTAAATCAATAACGTTTCCGTTCTCGTCCTCAACCACCCATGCCCAGCCCTTCatgccc harbors:
- a CDS encoding hypothetical protein (Match to EST gb|CF189355.1|CF189355); protein product: MSGHPTRSGRHSLPPLSSILTPVTSRGQNTTGSGGRSRDSGAGNTKPPLPTSLSLGNLRTTRYMSENGPNSARPAAEASSTKVDEPTTATKEEKKDKKKRKKGMKGWAWVVEDENGNVIDLPSDEEIAFRNAANNEQTIRPPVSRAEEVKSDNAPDAVMITGEDGEHLKADVHSPSSQASTTAREDVLLGKRPFKSSSPTRACSPQNLTESSSPKSMAFFTTLSGEEPRRKVRRKSSPPTTAVTSTPAATPSDTTRVIMTIPIPSTTTPTALPTASKTVQSRRTQPSRQPPPPTRARAVVAQRDSTSRAGSAHIVNDDAPLAVPPIRIGSGQGFNSHNKESAAKEELALRKEALFIIDQAEKMRATSYERGKRSGVTKRGGRRNGKADDVGIARDKESLGDRKSFIRNHDYSDDDNWDSLEGSSEGRQERPALGSRLSSQTAKAPPALPPPRPFEVEFEEVQEYYRQKAEASRTSRLRERPLSERHSPVVVIATNGQDAMPRDETERGYYQGLSGLTEEMEANASGFVHNVRANVTALATYYFPQRQAKRDAFLERIGRGLQKLGQELTDNGDALVLP